In a single window of the Equus quagga isolate Etosha38 unplaced genomic scaffold, UCLA_HA_Equagga_1.0 HiC_scaffold_3712_RagTag, whole genome shotgun sequence genome:
- the LOC124232242 gene encoding cationic amino acid transporter 4-like, with amino-acid sequence MAHELSSTTSLSHFCQKLNRLKTLEDSTTKRSLRHHLTMLDLILLGMGTTGSVGLYVLVGTVAKEMAGPAVLVSFSMAAVASLLGVLSYAEFGVRVPGRGSAYLFTYVSMGELWAFLVGWNTILGYLIGGAAVAQVWSSYVDAIFSHRIRSFTMAHVGIWQVPFLAQYPDFLAAGVILLASALVSYGVGVSSWLNRTFSAINLVVILFIIILGFVLARPHNWSTEEGGFAPFGFSGIIDGAATCFFAFQGFGAIAASSMEAQNPKQAVPMAIAISLGLAAGTNILVSAALTFMVPWRSLDPDLALTDAFNQRGYSWAGFIVAAGAICAMNTFLLRTVIFLPRMVHAMAADGLFFQVFTYMHPQTLVPIVGIMVFGVLMAFLALLLDFKALVQFMSISALLNHTIVATSIIMLRIHKSPPSSSLGSVSPVGTEQASAPEPRQLRPALRPYRSFPGGYRPGAAVAWALGVLVASAITLDCMLVFGGSALHLPPWGHTLLLLLSSVMFLLSLRFLGAHQQQRRENAFQVPMVPLTPALSILLNVFLMLHLSYLNWLSLSIWLLIGEWGPGQDPRLVVYFGYGIWHSKENQRQLPGLTATCGGLEETV; translated from the exons ATGGCCCACGAACTGTCCAGCACCACCAGCCTGTCACACTTCTGCCAGAAGCTGAACCGGCTGAAGACACTGGAGGACTCCACCACGAAGAGATCGTTGAGGCACCACCTGACCATGCTGGACCTGATCCTGCTGGGCATGGGTACCACGGGGAGTGTGGGCCTCTATGTGCTTGTGGGCACTGTGGCCAAAGAGATGGCTGGCCCTGCGGTACTTGTGTCTTTCAGCATGGCTGCTGTGGCCTCCCTGCTGGGAGTCCTATCCTATGCAGAGTTTGGGGTACGTGTGCCCGGTAGGGGTTCTGCCTACCTGTTCACCTATGTGTCCATGGGTGAGCTGTGGGCCTTCCTCGTTGGCTGGAACACGATCCTGGGGTACCTCATTGGTGGTGCCGCTGTGGCCCAGGTATGGAGCAGCTATGTGGATGCCATCTTCAGCCACCGCATCCGCAGCTTCACCATGGCCCATGTGGGCATCTGGCAGGTGCCGTTCCTGGCCCAGTACCCAGACTTCTTGGCTGCTGGAGTCATACTTTTGGCCTCCGCATTAGTCTCTTACGGAGTTGGGGTCTCCTCCTGGCTCAACCGCACGTTCTCTGCCATCAACCTGGTTgtcatcctcttcatcatcatcctggGGTTTGTCCTGGCCCGCCCGCACAACTGGAGCACTGAGGAGGGCGGCTTTGCACCCTTCGGCTTCTCCGGCATCATAGACGGCGCCGCTACTTGCTTCTTTGCCTTCCAGGGCTTTGGCGCCATTGCTGCCTCCAGCATGGAGGCCCAGAATCCAAAGCAAGCCGTGCCTATGGCCATCGCCATCTCGCTTGGCCTGGCGGCTGGTACTAACATCCTCGTCTCTGCTGCACTCACCTTCATGGTGCCCTGGCGCAGCCTGGACCCTGACTTGGCGCTCACTGATGCCTTCAACCAGCGGGGCTACAGCTGGGCGGGCTTCATCGTGGCAGCTGGTGCTATCTGCG CCATGAACACTTTCCTGCTCAGAACAGTCATTTTCCTGCCACGTATGGTCCATGCCATGGCCGCCGATGGGCTCTTCTTCCAGGTGTTTACCTACATGCACCCTCAAACACTGGTACCCATTGTGGGCATCATGGTATTTGGGGTCCTCATGGCTTTCCTGGCGCTGCTGCTGGACTTCAAGGCATTGGTCCAGTTCATGTCCATCAGTGCACTGCTGAACCACACCATAGTGGCCACCAGCATTATCATGCTACGCATCCACAAGTCCCCTCCATCCAGTTCCCTGGGCTCAGTCAGTCctgtgggcacagagcaggcctcAGCCCCTGAGCCCAGGCAGCTGCGACCAGCCCTGAGGCCCTACCGCTCCTTCCCGGGTGGGTACAGACCTGGAGCTGCCGTGGCTTGGGCACTTGGTGTCCTGGTGGCCTCAGCCATCACTCTGGACTGCATGCTGGTCTTTGGGGGCTCGGCCCTGCACCTCCCGCCCTGGGGCCacaccctgctgctcctgctcagctccGTCATGTTTCTGCTCAGTCTCCGCTTCCTGGGGGCCCACCAGCAACAGCGCCGGGAGAATGCCTTTCAG GTTCCCATGGTGCCCCTGACTCCAGCCCTGAGCATCCTCCTCAACGTCTTCCTCATGCTGCATCTGAGCTATCTGAACTGGCTGAGCTTGTCCATATGGCTGCTGATTGGTGAGTGGGGGCCAGGCCAGGACCCCAG ACTCGTGGTGTATTTTGGCTATGGCATCTGGCATAGCAAGGAGAACCAGCGGCAGCTGCCAGGGTTGACTGCCACATGTGGTGGCCTGGAGGAGACGGTGTAG